The Aurantiacibacter gangjinensis genome includes a region encoding these proteins:
- a CDS encoding SufE family protein — MRSLQDIHEEYDFLEGDERYRLLIELGRELDAMPDALKTDATLVRGCSASVWVYPTGESDKLHFLADSNAAITKGIVALVIAAVQDRPAAEVADMDVMGALAPFDLKNQLSSNRTQGVPNMIALVKEHAARIAAA, encoded by the coding sequence TTGAGATCCTTGCAAGACATTCACGAAGAATACGATTTCCTTGAAGGCGATGAACGCTATCGGCTACTGATTGAACTGGGCCGCGAGCTGGACGCGATGCCCGATGCGCTCAAGACCGATGCGACGCTGGTGCGCGGGTGCTCCGCCTCTGTATGGGTTTATCCCACCGGCGAGAGCGACAAGCTCCATTTCCTTGCAGACAGCAATGCGGCGATCACAAAGGGCATTGTCGCGCTTGTCATCGCCGCCGTGCAGGATCGCCCGGCTGCCGAGGTGGCGGATATGGATGTGATGGGCGCCCTCGCCCCGTTCGACCTGAAAAACCAGCTTTCCTCCAACCGTACGCAGGGCGTGCCCAATATGATCGCGCTGGTGAAAGAACACGCCGCGCGGATCGCTGCCGCCTGA
- a CDS encoding YbaN family protein codes for MARPLWLAAGLFFMALGWLGMILPGLPGFVFLIVAAWCFGKGSPRWQAWLLSHPAYGPPLRDWRDHRRISRRAKISAIAFMALAGALTTWLIGFPFALVTILVLLAVALWIWTRAE; via the coding sequence ATGGCGCGGCCGCTCTGGCTGGCGGCAGGCCTGTTCTTCATGGCGCTGGGTTGGCTGGGTATGATCCTGCCGGGTCTGCCGGGCTTCGTATTCCTGATCGTCGCGGCCTGGTGCTTCGGCAAGGGCAGTCCGCGCTGGCAGGCATGGCTGCTAAGCCATCCCGCCTACGGCCCGCCTCTGCGAGACTGGCGAGACCATCGCCGCATCTCGCGCCGTGCCAAGATATCCGCCATAGCTTTCATGGCGCTGGCGGGCGCGCTTACCACGTGGTTGATAGGCTTTCCGTTTGCCTTGGTAACAATCCTCGTTCTGCTGGCGGTTGCCCTATGGATTTGGACGCGCGCCGAGTGA
- a CDS encoding YqaE/Pmp3 family membrane protein → MNILILIATILLPPLGVAAKHGLGGTTLLNLVLTLLGFIPGVIHGLYVNYAR, encoded by the coding sequence ATGAATATTCTTATTCTTATCGCCACCATCCTGCTGCCGCCATTGGGTGTGGCTGCAAAGCACGGTCTGGGTGGCACGACACTGCTGAATCTCGTGCTGACGCTTCTGGGCTTCATCCCCGGCGTGATCCACGGACTCTATGTGAATTACGCCCGCTAA
- a CDS encoding sterol desaturase family protein: MSVPAILVTVLSAVVFMEFFAWWAHKYVMHGWGWAWHRDHHEPHDNKLEKNDLFAVVFGSIVVAMFTIGYFVSDTLWWFAMGITIYGLIYTIIHDGLVHQRYFRWVPKRGYAKRLVQAHKLHHATVGKEGGVSFGFVFARDPAKLKAELRRQREAGTAKLRDSASL; the protein is encoded by the coding sequence ATGAGCGTGCCAGCCATCCTCGTCACCGTCCTGTCGGCGGTCGTCTTCATGGAGTTCTTCGCCTGGTGGGCGCATAAATATGTGATGCACGGCTGGGGCTGGGCATGGCACCGCGACCATCACGAGCCGCACGACAACAAGCTGGAGAAGAACGACTTGTTCGCCGTCGTTTTCGGCAGCATCGTGGTGGCGATGTTCACCATCGGCTATTTCGTATCGGACACGCTGTGGTGGTTCGCCATGGGCATCACGATTTACGGCCTGATCTACACGATCATCCATGATGGACTGGTGCACCAGCGCTATTTCCGCTGGGTGCCCAAACGCGGCTATGCCAAGCGGCTGGTGCAGGCGCACAAGCTGCACCATGCGACGGTCGGCAAGGAAGGTGGGGTCAGCTTCGGCTTCGTATTCGCGCGCGATCCGGCAAAGCTGAAGGCGGAGCTGCGCCGGCAGCGTGAAGCGGGGACAGCGAAATTGCGCGACAGCGCATCGCTTTAG
- a CDS encoding fatty acid desaturase — MTDTSIIRAAPLPRAKGTQTAIGLTLAALIAGLWLAVHVWAIFIYEISWSNWPVALAVAALQCWLSVGVFIVCHDAMHGSLAPGRPTLNSAIGGVLLFLYAGFAWRKMRAAHYDHHRHAGTRGDPDFDADNPRSAARWYGTFFRRYFGWPSILFVSSVVTVYWLLVGVPMVQIVLVYGLPAIASSLQLFYFGTYRPHRQEDAAFADRHNARSNAYPAWLSLATCFHFGYHLEHHRHPDVPWWQLPAKRRQEMISETTA; from the coding sequence GTGACCGATACTTCCATCATACGCGCTGCGCCCTTGCCAAGGGCGAAAGGCACGCAGACTGCCATCGGGCTTACCCTGGCCGCGCTGATCGCGGGGCTGTGGCTGGCTGTGCATGTCTGGGCGATCTTCATTTACGAGATCAGCTGGAGCAACTGGCCCGTCGCGCTGGCCGTTGCCGCGCTGCAATGCTGGCTGTCGGTCGGCGTGTTTATCGTGTGCCACGATGCCATGCATGGCTCGCTCGCACCGGGACGGCCCACGCTCAACTCCGCTATCGGCGGCGTGCTGCTGTTCCTCTATGCCGGCTTTGCCTGGCGCAAGATGCGCGCTGCGCATTACGACCATCACCGCCATGCCGGAACGCGCGGCGATCCCGATTTCGATGCCGACAATCCGCGATCCGCGGCGCGCTGGTATGGAACCTTCTTCCGGCGGTATTTCGGCTGGCCGTCCATCCTCTTCGTCTCGAGCGTGGTGACGGTCTATTGGCTGCTGGTGGGCGTGCCGATGGTGCAGATTGTGCTGGTTTACGGCCTGCCCGCCATCGCATCGAGCCTGCAGCTGTTTTATTTCGGCACCTATCGCCCGCACCGGCAAGAGGATGCCGCTTTCGCAGACCGTCACAATGCGCGCTCCAACGCCTATCCTGCTTGGCTCAGCCTCGCCACCTGCTTCCATTTCGGCTATCATCTGGAGCATCACCGCCATCCGGATGTGCCGTGGTGGCAGCTGCCTGCCAAGCGGCGACAGGAAATGATTTCGGAAACCACAGCATGA
- a CDS encoding acyl-CoA thioesterase: protein MSAKPFAIPIKILPDDIDFMGHVNNSRYLNWVQDVVLQHWQKLAPAEEVASKAWVAIKHEITYRRPAFLDDDVIAETVLEKIKGARSFYNTVIMRGEEVLAEVQSMWCCIDSETLRPARISREIAETYFGLPGKAAES from the coding sequence ATGTCAGCCAAACCATTTGCGATTCCGATCAAGATCCTGCCCGATGATATCGACTTCATGGGGCATGTGAACAATTCCAGATATTTGAACTGGGTGCAGGATGTCGTGCTGCAGCACTGGCAAAAGCTGGCGCCTGCCGAAGAGGTGGCCAGCAAGGCTTGGGTCGCGATCAAGCACGAGATCACCTATCGCCGCCCGGCATTCCTCGATGACGATGTGATTGCCGAAACCGTGCTCGAAAAAATCAAGGGCGCGCGCAGTTTCTACAACACCGTTATCATGCGCGGCGAAGAGGTGCTGGCCGAAGTGCAGAGCATGTGGTGTTGCATCGATAGCGAAACGCTACGCCCGGCGCGCATCAGCCGAGAGATTGCGGAAACCTATTTCGGCCTGCCCGGGAAAGCTGCCGAAAGCTGA
- the leuC gene encoding 3-isopropylmalate dehydratase large subunit — translation MASKPRTLYEKIWDAHVVERREDGTCLIFIDRHLVHEVTSPQAFEALRIAGRPVRRPELTLAVPDHNVPTTPRLDQNGVAIPIADPQSAQQLAALEKNVADFGVRYFSATGREQGIVHVVGPEQGFSLPGSTIVCGDSHTAAHGGIGALAFGIGTSEVEHVLATQTLLLKQSKTMEVRVEGELGFGVTSKDLILHIIGAIGTAGGTGHVIEYRGAVFEQMSVESRLTVCNMSIEAGARAGLIAPDDTTFAYLKGRPFAPSGEEWGAALRYWRTLQTDPGAEFDRTVTIDAADVEPTVTWGTSPEDTVAIGGTVPSPESFADPSKQDAARASLDYMGLAPGTRMTAVEVQNVFIGSCTNSRIEDMRAAAAILRGRRKADNVRWAIAVPGSGLVKAQAEAEGLDRIFRDAGVEWREPGCSACLGMNPDKVPAGERCASTSNRNFVGRQGPGSRTHLMSPAMAAAAAVTGRLTDVRELLR, via the coding sequence ATGGCCAGCAAACCGCGCACTCTTTATGAGAAGATCTGGGATGCTCATGTGGTGGAGCGCCGCGAGGACGGCACCTGCCTCATCTTCATAGACAGGCACCTCGTTCACGAAGTTACCAGCCCGCAGGCGTTCGAGGCGCTGCGCATTGCCGGCCGTCCCGTCCGCCGGCCTGAACTCACTCTGGCCGTGCCCGACCACAATGTGCCCACCACGCCGCGTCTTGACCAGAATGGCGTAGCTATCCCGATTGCCGACCCACAAAGCGCCCAGCAGCTTGCCGCGCTGGAGAAAAACGTCGCCGATTTCGGCGTGCGCTATTTCAGCGCGACCGGTCGTGAGCAGGGCATCGTCCATGTCGTGGGGCCGGAGCAGGGGTTTTCGCTCCCCGGCAGCACCATTGTTTGCGGCGACAGCCACACCGCCGCCCATGGCGGGATCGGCGCGCTGGCCTTCGGCATCGGCACCAGCGAAGTCGAGCACGTCCTTGCCACCCAAACCCTGCTGCTGAAGCAGAGCAAGACCATGGAAGTGCGCGTGGAAGGCGAGTTGGGTTTCGGCGTCACCTCGAAAGACCTGATCCTGCACATTATCGGCGCCATCGGGACTGCCGGCGGCACCGGTCATGTGATCGAATATCGCGGCGCTGTGTTCGAGCAGATGAGCGTCGAAAGCCGCCTGACCGTCTGCAATATGAGTATCGAAGCAGGCGCGCGCGCCGGGCTGATCGCTCCGGATGACACGACGTTCGCTTATCTCAAGGGTCGGCCTTTCGCGCCGTCGGGCGAGGAGTGGGGCGCGGCGCTGCGCTATTGGCGCACCCTGCAAACCGATCCGGGCGCCGAGTTCGATCGCACCGTCACTATCGACGCCGCCGATGTGGAGCCGACCGTCACGTGGGGCACCAGCCCCGAGGACACCGTGGCGATCGGCGGCACCGTCCCCTCGCCCGAAAGCTTCGCCGATCCGTCGAAGCAGGACGCTGCTCGCGCCAGCCTCGACTATATGGGCCTCGCACCCGGTACGCGCATGACCGCAGTCGAAGTCCAGAATGTCTTTATCGGCAGCTGCACCAATAGCCGCATCGAGGATATGCGCGCAGCCGCCGCCATCCTGCGAGGCCGCAGGAAGGCCGACAACGTTCGCTGGGCCATCGCCGTGCCGGGGTCCGGCCTGGTGAAAGCGCAGGCGGAGGCGGAGGGACTGGACCGTATCTTCAGGGATGCAGGGGTGGAGTGGCGCGAACCGGGCTGTTCGGCCTGCCTTGGCATGAACCCCGACAAGGTGCCCGCCGGAGAACGCTGCGCTTCCACCAGCAATCGCAATTTCGTGGGAAGGCAGGGCCCCGGCTCACGCACCCATCTGATGAGCCCAGCCATGGCAGCGGCCGCCGCCGTCACCGGACGCCTTACCGATGTGCGTGAATTGCTGCGCTAA
- the leuD gene encoding 3-isopropylmalate dehydratase small subunit — protein sequence MDALTCVEGRAIPFGRKNIDTDLIIPARWLKTISREGLGAGAFEAVRAEDPDNVFDQPQYAGAPILIAGDNFGCGSSREHAAWALRDMGIAAVIAPSFSDIFAGNAFKNGILAVALPQEAVDRLLEVAATDPITVDLDAQTVTTPFQDRFIFDIDPFRKHCLLNGLDEVGLTLERGEAIADYEERVAASKPWLARGTGIAA from the coding sequence ATGGACGCGCTGACCTGTGTCGAAGGCCGCGCCATTCCTTTCGGCCGGAAGAATATCGATACCGATCTCATCATTCCGGCGCGCTGGCTGAAAACGATTAGCCGCGAGGGATTGGGCGCAGGCGCTTTCGAAGCGGTGCGGGCCGAAGACCCGGACAATGTTTTCGACCAGCCGCAATATGCGGGCGCGCCGATCCTGATCGCGGGCGACAATTTCGGTTGCGGCTCCAGCCGCGAACACGCCGCATGGGCGCTGCGCGACATGGGTATTGCCGCCGTCATCGCGCCCAGCTTCTCCGACATTTTCGCTGGCAATGCGTTCAAGAACGGCATCCTTGCGGTGGCCCTGCCGCAGGAAGCGGTCGACAGGCTGCTGGAAGTGGCCGCAACCGATCCCATCACCGTGGACCTCGACGCGCAGACAGTCACCACGCCATTCCAGGATCGCTTCATTTTCGATATCGACCCTTTCCGCAAGCATTGTCTGCTGAACGGGCTGGACGAAGTCGGCCTTACTCTAGAGCGCGGCGAAGCGATTGCCGATTACGAAGAGCGCGTGGCCGCATCCAAACCCTGGCTGGCGCGCGGAACGGGGATTGCGGCCTAG
- a CDS encoding DUF1476 domain-containing protein gives MTDFKDRQKGEEAKYAMDEETAFRVAARRNRLLGEWAAGLMDLTAEETDAYKKAVVQADFEEAGDEDVIRKLVGDLTQAGCDVDEAQVRAKLEEKAIEAKRQLMSES, from the coding sequence ATGACCGATTTCAAGGACCGCCAGAAAGGCGAAGAAGCCAAATACGCGATGGACGAGGAAACCGCTTTCCGCGTCGCCGCACGCCGCAATCGCTTGCTGGGCGAATGGGCCGCCGGCCTGATGGACCTGACCGCGGAAGAAACCGATGCCTACAAAAAGGCTGTCGTGCAGGCAGACTTCGAAGAGGCAGGCGATGAAGATGTGATCCGCAAGCTGGTGGGCGATTTGACGCAGGCAGGCTGCGACGTCGACGAGGCACAGGTTCGCGCCAAGCTGGAAGAAAAGGCCATCGAAGCCAAGCGCCAGTTGATGAGCGAGTCGTAA
- a CDS encoding BolA/IbaG family iron-sulfur metabolism protein, whose product MPMPSDEIAALIKAAIPDATVEMEALVDDNDHWLARVTSAEFAGKSRVQQHKMVFAALGERMGGELHALQLHTSVPN is encoded by the coding sequence ATGCCCATGCCGTCCGACGAAATCGCGGCGCTGATCAAGGCCGCCATCCCCGACGCGACTGTCGAGATGGAAGCTCTGGTCGATGATAACGACCACTGGCTGGCCCGCGTCACTTCCGCCGAATTTGCCGGAAAGAGCCGCGTGCAGCAGCACAAGATGGTGTTTGCCGCGCTTGGCGAGCGCATGGGCGGAGAGCTTCACGCCTTGCAACTGCATACCAGCGTTCCCAACTGA
- the grxD gene encoding Grx4 family monothiol glutaredoxin, whose amino-acid sequence MSDNSGNTNERISQIVGDNDVVLFMKGTPLFPQCGFSNRAVSILDHCKVQFESVDVLQDMEVRQGIKAYSDWPTIPQLYVKGEFVGGSDIMMEMYEAGELQQMLDEKQVAKAE is encoded by the coding sequence ATGTCCGATAACAGCGGCAATACGAACGAGCGGATTTCACAGATCGTGGGCGACAACGATGTCGTCCTTTTCATGAAAGGCACGCCGCTTTTTCCGCAATGCGGCTTCTCCAATCGCGCGGTGTCGATCCTCGACCATTGCAAGGTCCAGTTCGAAAGCGTGGATGTGTTGCAGGACATGGAAGTCCGCCAGGGCATCAAGGCCTATTCGGACTGGCCGACCATCCCGCAGCTCTACGTCAAAGGCGAATTCGTCGGCGGCAGCGACATCATGATGGAGATGTACGAAGCGGGCGAATTGCAGCAGATGCTGGACGAAAAACAGGTCGCCAAGGCGGAATAG
- a CDS encoding queuosine precursor transporter, giving the protein MREHPPKSAKPTAEPASFRYFDLIMAAFVAILLLSNLIGAAKLSSVGGVVFGAGILFFPLSYVIGDVLTEVYGYARARRVIWTGFAALIFMAAMSWVVVAMPPAESWTGQEAYEQVFGQVPRIVFASITAFWAGEFVNSYVMARMKLWTQGRALWSRTIGSTVVGQGVDSLIFYPVAFLGVWDTRDVLIVMVLNWALKVAWEALLTPVTYKVIGFLKKREGVEIFDTDTDFSPFASRKAPLEKTAG; this is encoded by the coding sequence ATGAGGGAACATCCACCGAAAAGCGCGAAGCCCACGGCTGAACCGGCGAGTTTCCGCTATTTCGATCTGATCATGGCGGCCTTCGTCGCCATATTGTTGCTGTCCAACCTGATCGGCGCGGCAAAGCTCTCATCGGTCGGCGGCGTGGTGTTCGGCGCGGGCATTCTCTTCTTCCCGCTCTCCTACGTCATCGGAGATGTGCTGACCGAAGTCTACGGTTACGCCCGCGCGCGCCGGGTAATCTGGACGGGGTTTGCAGCTCTTATCTTCATGGCTGCGATGAGCTGGGTGGTGGTTGCCATGCCGCCGGCTGAAAGCTGGACGGGGCAGGAGGCCTACGAGCAGGTCTTCGGCCAGGTACCGCGCATCGTCTTCGCCTCCATCACCGCATTTTGGGCGGGCGAATTCGTCAATTCCTACGTGATGGCGCGGATGAAGCTATGGACGCAAGGCCGGGCCTTGTGGAGCCGGACCATCGGATCGACCGTGGTGGGCCAGGGCGTCGACAGCCTGATTTTCTATCCCGTCGCATTTCTCGGCGTCTGGGATACGCGCGATGTGCTGATCGTCATGGTGTTGAACTGGGCGCTGAAGGTAGCCTGGGAAGCCTTGTTGACGCCCGTCACTTACAAAGTTATCGGCTTCCTTAAGAAGCGCGAAGGGGTCGAGATTTTCGATACCGACACCGATTTCTCTCCGTTTGCCAGCCGCAAAGCGCCGCTGGAGAAGACGGCGGGCTGA
- a CDS encoding PspC domain-containing protein, with amino-acid sequence MNNLDRNKSAVRPAGKKSFRLDRANGKIAGVCGGIANYFGMDALIVRLVFVAGFLLGFGTFGLVYLAIWLLAD; translated from the coding sequence ATGAACAATCTCGACCGCAACAAATCCGCCGTGCGCCCGGCCGGCAAGAAGAGCTTCCGGCTGGACCGCGCAAACGGCAAGATCGCCGGTGTGTGTGGCGGCATAGCCAACTATTTCGGCATGGACGCGCTGATCGTGCGCCTTGTCTTCGTCGCAGGCTTCCTGCTCGGCTTCGGCACATTCGGCCTTGTCTACCTTGCGATCTGGCTGCTGGCAGACTGA
- the recF gene encoding DNA replication/repair protein RecF (All proteins in this family for which functions are known are DNA-binding proteins that assist the filamentation of RecA onto DNA for the initiation of recombination or recombinational repair.) — protein sequence MALDRITLTTFRNHADTRLDGARAINLLVGENGAGKTNVLEALSLFAPGRGMRRAALSEIAGKAADNGFAASALLHTGDGGEPVKLGTGMVPQRPGRRIVQVNGADASAISLGEWLAMGWLTPSMDRLFADTATARRRYVDRLTVAIEPSHARNASRYEAALRERNRLLSDEAFPDPAWLDSIETQMAKVGSALAQGRARLVGALSARLAELPDTPFARPVLSYVPGGPLEESALIDRWREGRQRDRMAQRTLTGPHRDELSVVMAGKDMHAADCSTGEQKAMLVAITLAHAELAARGRPGVLLLDEVAAHLDPVRREALFARLRDSGTQVWLTGTETAPFEAILQEAAVWKVSGGDVAKL from the coding sequence ATGGCGCTCGACCGCATCACTCTCACGACCTTCCGCAACCACGCCGACACACGGCTGGATGGCGCGCGCGCGATCAACCTGCTCGTGGGAGAAAATGGCGCGGGGAAAACGAATGTGCTGGAGGCGCTTTCGCTTTTCGCGCCGGGCCGCGGAATGCGCCGCGCTGCGCTCAGCGAGATTGCGGGCAAAGCTGCCGATAACGGCTTCGCCGCCAGCGCCTTGCTGCACACCGGCGATGGTGGTGAGCCGGTGAAACTTGGCACCGGTATGGTGCCGCAGCGTCCGGGTCGGCGTATCGTGCAAGTCAATGGCGCCGATGCGAGCGCCATCAGCCTTGGCGAATGGCTTGCCATGGGCTGGCTCACACCTTCTATGGATCGCCTGTTTGCCGATACCGCCACGGCGCGGCGTCGCTATGTCGACCGCCTTACCGTAGCGATAGAGCCCTCCCACGCACGTAATGCGAGCCGCTACGAAGCGGCCTTGCGCGAACGCAACCGGCTGTTGTCGGACGAGGCTTTTCCCGATCCGGCATGGCTGGATTCGATCGAAACGCAGATGGCCAAGGTCGGCAGCGCGCTGGCGCAAGGTCGGGCACGGCTGGTGGGTGCGCTTTCGGCCCGGCTGGCGGAACTGCCCGACACCCCGTTCGCGCGGCCCGTATTATCCTACGTCCCGGGAGGCCCGTTGGAGGAGAGCGCACTGATCGACCGTTGGCGCGAGGGCCGACAGCGCGATCGCATGGCGCAGCGCACATTGACCGGTCCGCACCGCGATGAATTATCGGTCGTGATGGCCGGCAAGGATATGCACGCGGCCGATTGTTCGACCGGCGAACAAAAGGCCATGCTCGTCGCGATCACTCTCGCCCACGCCGAACTGGCAGCGAGGGGGCGACCCGGCGTGCTGTTGCTGGATGAAGTTGCCGCCCATCTCGACCCCGTGCGGCGCGAGGCGCTTTTCGCACGCCTGCGCGATAGCGGCACGCAGGTCTGGCTGACTGGCACGGAAACCGCGCCGTTCGAGGCAATCCTGCAGGAAGCCGCCGTATGGAAAGTCAGCGGCGGGGACGTAGCGAAGCTCTAG
- a CDS encoding arylesterase produces MHKSVQSRWQSTIRASSIILPLALALAGCGAEAPVAQAEPDTIADESVEAPLPVMGPERVILGFGDSLMAGYNVAEEEGYPEVLERALRGRGINARLIDAGVSGDTTAAGRQRIGFVLDNAGAEIDLAIIELGGNDLLRGLPTDLARENLAAIIEEVQSRDIPVLLMGMRAPPNLGTDYIAAFDGMYADLAEEYGTALVPFFMEPVYDQPQLMQSDRVHPTAEGIEEMVAATVDDVAEALPPVDEN; encoded by the coding sequence ATGCACAAGTCGGTCCAAAGTCGGTGGCAGTCCACCATTCGCGCTTCGTCGATCATCCTTCCGCTGGCGCTTGCGCTGGCCGGGTGCGGGGCGGAAGCGCCCGTCGCGCAGGCAGAGCCGGACACCATAGCCGATGAAAGCGTGGAGGCGCCGCTGCCGGTCATGGGGCCGGAGCGTGTGATCCTTGGCTTTGGCGATAGCCTGATGGCCGGATACAATGTTGCCGAGGAAGAGGGCTATCCCGAAGTGCTGGAGCGCGCATTGCGCGGGCGCGGCATCAATGCGCGGCTGATCGATGCAGGCGTTTCCGGCGATACGACGGCGGCGGGTCGCCAGCGGATCGGCTTCGTGCTCGACAATGCGGGGGCCGAGATCGATCTCGCCATTATCGAGCTGGGCGGCAATGATTTGCTGCGCGGGCTGCCGACCGATCTGGCGCGCGAGAACCTCGCCGCCATTATCGAGGAAGTGCAGTCGCGCGACATTCCCGTCCTGCTGATGGGCATGCGTGCGCCGCCGAATTTGGGCACGGATTATATCGCCGCGTTCGACGGTATGTATGCAGACCTTGCCGAGGAATACGGCACAGCGCTGGTGCCTTTCTTCATGGAGCCGGTGTACGACCAGCCGCAGCTGATGCAGTCCGACAGGGTTCATCCGACTGCCGAGGGGATCGAGGAGATGGTCGCGGCAACGGTGGATGATGTGGCCGAGGCGCTGCCGCCCGTGGACGAGAACTAG
- a CDS encoding ABC transporter ATP-binding protein, giving the protein MTSPDNAKPVIAAKDLRLTLGEGEAAVEILRGIDLSVQQGETLALLGPSGSGKSSLMSVLTGLERASGGSLLVAGEDFTALDEDALAMARRGRIGIVLQAFHLLPTMSAVENVATPMELAGDDAAWEKAAAELESVGLGHRLTHYPTQLSGGEQQRVAIARAIAPRPPLIFADEPTGNLDTATGTDVENVLFRRRDETGATLIIITHDRKLAERCGRVVTLADGKIASDTAAA; this is encoded by the coding sequence GTGACAAGTCCTGACAATGCAAAGCCCGTCATCGCCGCCAAAGACCTGCGTCTGACCCTCGGCGAGGGGGAAGCCGCGGTCGAAATCCTACGCGGCATCGACCTTAGCGTCCAGCAAGGCGAAACGCTGGCCCTGCTCGGCCCGTCGGGCAGCGGGAAAAGCTCGCTGATGTCGGTGCTGACCGGGCTGGAGCGCGCCAGCGGCGGATCGCTATTGGTGGCAGGCGAGGATTTTACGGCGCTCGACGAAGACGCGCTTGCCATGGCGCGGCGCGGCAGGATCGGCATTGTGCTCCAAGCCTTCCACTTGCTGCCCACGATGAGTGCGGTCGAGAACGTCGCAACGCCGATGGAACTCGCGGGCGACGATGCCGCCTGGGAAAAAGCCGCTGCCGAGCTGGAGTCGGTGGGCTTGGGCCATCGCCTCACCCACTACCCCACGCAGCTTTCGGGCGGCGAGCAACAGCGCGTCGCCATCGCCCGCGCCATCGCCCCGCGCCCGCCGCTCATCTTCGCCGATGAGCCGACCGGCAATCTGGACACCGCGACCGGCACCGACGTGGAAAACGTGCTTTTCCGCCGCCGGGACGAGACCGGCGCGACGCTCATCATCATCACCCATGATCGCAAACTGGCCGAGCGCTGCGGGCGCGTCGTGACGCTGGCCGATGGCAAGATCGCCAGCGATACGGCAGCAGCCTGA